The following are encoded in a window of Peromyscus maniculatus bairdii isolate BWxNUB_F1_BW_parent chromosome X, HU_Pman_BW_mat_3.1, whole genome shotgun sequence genomic DNA:
- the Tsr2 gene encoding pre-rRNA-processing protein TSR2 homolog isoform X2 — MMAGAGEDVRVLFGAAVRAALDAWPALQIAVENGFGGVHSQEKAEWLGGAVEDYFIANADLDLEEVEDFLGELMTTEFDTVVEDGSLPQVSQQLQTMFHHFQKGDGAALQEMTAQINQKKCKVMATPLKTAEKPDVAEDDVDSVEEMEVTATNDGPTADVVCPQPQPSDPDPQTIKEEDIVEDGWTIVRRKK, encoded by the exons ATGATGGCGGGCGCTGGGGAAGACGTGCGAGTGCTCTTCGGAGCTGCTGTCCGCGCGGCTCTGGATGCTTGGCCTGCTTTACAG ATCGCTGTGGAGAATGGCTTCGGGGGCGTGCACAGCCAGGAGAAGGCCGAGTGGCTGGGGGGTGCAGTGGAGGATTACTTCATCGCCAATG CTGATTTGGATCTGGAAGAGGTGGAAGATTTCCTTGGGGAGCTGATGACCACTGAGTTTGATACAGTTGTGGAAGATGGGAGCCTGCCCCAG GTGAGTCAGCAGCTACAGACCATGTTCCACCACTTCCAGAAGGGTGATGGGGCTGCTCTGCAGGAGATGACTGCTCAGATCAACCAAAAAAAGTGCAAGGTCATGGCTACTCCACTTAAGACGGCCGAAAAACCTGATGTGGCTGAAGATGATGTGGACAGCGTGGAAGAAATGGAG GTGACAGCTACAAATGATGGGCCCACAGCGGATGTGGTCTGCCCCCAGCCTCAACCCTCTGATCCAGACCCCCAGACTATTAAGGAAGAGGATATAGTAGAAGACGGGTGGACCATTGTCCGGAGAAAGAAATGA
- the Tsr2 gene encoding pre-rRNA-processing protein TSR2 homolog isoform X1 has protein sequence MMAGAGEDVRVLFGAAVRAALDAWPALQIAVENGFGGVHSQEKAEWLGGAVEDYFIANADLDLEEVEDFLGELMTTEFDTVVEDGSLPQVSQQLQTMFHHFQKGDGAALQEMTAQINQKKCKVMATPLKTAEKPDVAEDDVDSVEEMEVKEVTATNDGPTADVVCPQPQPSDPDPQTIKEEDIVEDGWTIVRRKK, from the exons ATGATGGCGGGCGCTGGGGAAGACGTGCGAGTGCTCTTCGGAGCTGCTGTCCGCGCGGCTCTGGATGCTTGGCCTGCTTTACAG ATCGCTGTGGAGAATGGCTTCGGGGGCGTGCACAGCCAGGAGAAGGCCGAGTGGCTGGGGGGTGCAGTGGAGGATTACTTCATCGCCAATG CTGATTTGGATCTGGAAGAGGTGGAAGATTTCCTTGGGGAGCTGATGACCACTGAGTTTGATACAGTTGTGGAAGATGGGAGCCTGCCCCAG GTGAGTCAGCAGCTACAGACCATGTTCCACCACTTCCAGAAGGGTGATGGGGCTGCTCTGCAGGAGATGACTGCTCAGATCAACCAAAAAAAGTGCAAGGTCATGGCTACTCCACTTAAGACGGCCGAAAAACCTGATGTGGCTGAAGATGATGTGGACAGCGTGGAAGAAATGGAGGTGAAAGAG GTGACAGCTACAAATGATGGGCCCACAGCGGATGTGGTCTGCCCCCAGCCTCAACCCTCTGATCCAGACCCCCAGACTATTAAGGAAGAGGATATAGTAGAAGACGGGTGGACCATTGTCCGGAGAAAGAAATGA